The Castellaniella sp. genome includes a window with the following:
- a CDS encoding GspE/PulE family protein: MQAIDVAKEWGWSSPPETVLDVAEHCLLAKELKSGDLMVKLGIISEERRDRLLSTKPAEQRTVTWFAQHESGIAANQDRILALQAGYPYYSQLTELSVHECMHDRDVKKRADGIDAAVMMIQDTLPVLVFATWPALLSFKSMGRAEQQADPIVKHLGGVPRLAVGARDAISVIIRNVLDSTDTSSTAELANLWVAASAENRDKEENRLVTRLIDHALSTGATDIALMPQRNGEYRVQIRRYNEMVTAPTIGDRISAEQSAQIIQLLQSKSGANPSNTQQRLPTNGHISYKSSTAGDVFLRLSFIPLNHLGELRNLTSCSIRLLPRTDANISLDKLELDPVVIETVRFAMRLSYGLVVVVGPTNSGKSTTVAGAIGEHVNLFGSRRKRLSVEDPIERFLPGITQVNVPTHVTREAAFGEVLRAFKRHDPDLIWVGEVQDQHTADICVAQASTGHLALSTMHASNTIQGFDHLAKMLPADKRFQLVESCSAIISQRLVQRLCPHCRIVDKHTETEAAEFAAYCEMIGEKASLPTQIARPNPDGCDRCGNSGYAGVVPVNEVLLMTREAKEHARKLIEGVASREGLAPYRKLTMLQNLVSRLDSHQVGFDAIFE, encoded by the coding sequence ATGCAAGCAATTGACGTTGCAAAAGAATGGGGATGGAGTAGCCCACCCGAGACGGTTCTGGATGTTGCAGAACACTGCCTCTTGGCTAAAGAACTGAAATCCGGCGACCTTATGGTAAAGCTCGGCATTATCAGCGAAGAGCGTCGCGATCGGTTATTAAGCACCAAGCCCGCCGAGCAGCGCACAGTAACGTGGTTCGCTCAACACGAGTCAGGCATTGCAGCAAATCAAGATCGCATCCTGGCCCTGCAGGCAGGATATCCCTACTACTCTCAGTTAACGGAACTGTCGGTGCATGAATGTATGCATGACCGGGACGTTAAGAAGCGGGCTGATGGCATCGATGCGGCGGTCATGATGATTCAAGACACGCTGCCGGTGCTGGTTTTTGCGACATGGCCGGCGTTGCTAAGCTTCAAATCTATGGGCCGCGCTGAGCAGCAAGCCGACCCGATCGTGAAACATCTGGGTGGCGTCCCACGGTTGGCAGTCGGGGCCCGGGATGCAATCTCCGTCATCATTCGCAATGTGCTGGACAGCACCGATACATCCAGCACCGCTGAACTGGCTAACCTCTGGGTGGCTGCCAGCGCGGAGAACCGTGATAAAGAAGAGAACCGTCTGGTAACCCGTTTGATTGACCATGCGCTTAGTACGGGAGCCACTGACATCGCCCTCATGCCGCAACGAAATGGCGAGTATCGCGTACAAATCCGACGCTATAACGAAATGGTGACGGCGCCCACAATCGGGGATCGAATCAGCGCAGAACAAAGCGCACAGATAATCCAGCTGCTGCAGTCGAAGTCCGGCGCTAATCCGAGCAACACGCAACAACGATTGCCCACCAACGGGCACATTTCTTATAAGAGCTCGACGGCCGGGGATGTGTTTTTACGGCTATCGTTTATCCCACTGAATCATTTGGGCGAACTGCGCAATCTCACGTCATGTTCGATCAGGTTGTTGCCTCGCACTGATGCCAATATTTCTCTGGACAAGCTGGAGCTAGACCCGGTCGTCATAGAAACCGTACGCTTTGCGATGAGGCTCTCGTACGGTCTAGTTGTCGTAGTAGGGCCGACGAACAGCGGTAAGTCAACAACTGTCGCGGGTGCCATCGGTGAGCACGTTAATCTTTTCGGTTCTCGCCGCAAGCGTCTCTCGGTTGAGGATCCCATTGAACGGTTCTTGCCAGGTATTACCCAGGTCAATGTACCGACGCACGTTACTCGAGAGGCTGCATTTGGTGAGGTGCTGCGAGCATTCAAACGCCACGACCCAGACCTGATATGGGTAGGAGAGGTTCAAGACCAGCACACAGCAGACATCTGTGTGGCGCAAGCAAGCACAGGCCATCTGGCACTTTCCACCATGCATGCCAGCAACACGATTCAAGGATTTGATCATCTGGCCAAGATGCTGCCAGCCGATAAACGATTCCAATTGGTGGAAAGCTGCAGCGCCATTATTTCCCAGCGCCTTGTGCAGCGACTTTGTCCTCACTGTCGCATCGTCGACAAGCACACCGAAACGGAAGCGGCCGAATTCGCTGCCTATTGCGAAATGATAGGTGAGAAGGCTTCGCTACCCACTCAAATTGCTCGACCCAATCCTGATGGTTGTGATCGCTGCGGTAATTCAGGCTACGCGGGGGTAGTGCCTGTCAATGAGGTTCTGCTGATGACGCGCGAAGCAAAGGAACATGCGAGAAAGTTGATTGAAGGCGTGGCTTCCCGCGAAGGATTGGCACCCTATCGAAAGCTGACGATGCTCCAGAATCTCGTAAGCCGTTTGGATTCACACCAGGTCGGTTTCGACGCCATCTTCGAATGA
- a CDS encoding IS5 family transposase, with the protein MSQLSFSDAEFAGKRKVTRREKFLAQMERAVPWKVFADLVEPHYPKAGNGRRPYPLEVMLRIHFMQQWFNLSDPAMEEALYDSTSIRNFAKLSLTRGSIPDETTILNFRHLLEKHDIAADALEAVNLLLADQGITVRKGTIIDATIIEAPSSTKNAAGARDPEMHQTKKGNQWHFGMKAHIGVDMTGLVHTVVGTAANVHDVTQAHALLHGEEELVLGDAGYRGVQDREENQSRNVQWHIAMRPGKRRALGKSNMGRMLESYERAKASLRSRVEHPFRVIKCQFGFTKVRYRGLAKNTAQLKMLFTLANLWKVRHHLMATAG; encoded by the coding sequence ATGAGCCAGTTGAGTTTTTCCGACGCCGAATTTGCAGGCAAGCGCAAAGTGACGCGCCGCGAGAAGTTCCTGGCCCAGATGGAACGGGCCGTTCCCTGGAAGGTCTTCGCCGACCTGGTCGAACCGCACTACCCGAAGGCCGGCAACGGCCGTAGGCCTTACCCGTTGGAAGTGATGCTGCGCATCCACTTCATGCAGCAGTGGTTCAACCTGTCGGACCCGGCGATGGAAGAGGCGCTGTACGACAGCACCTCGATACGCAATTTCGCCAAGCTCTCGCTCACGCGTGGCAGCATTCCTGACGAGACGACGATCCTGAACTTTCGTCATCTGCTGGAAAAACACGACATTGCAGCAGACGCACTGGAAGCGGTGAACTTGCTGTTGGCCGATCAGGGCATCACGGTACGCAAGGGCACGATCATCGATGCCACGATCATCGAAGCGCCCAGTTCTACGAAGAACGCCGCAGGCGCGCGGGATCCCGAGATGCATCAGACCAAGAAGGGCAATCAGTGGCACTTTGGCATGAAGGCCCACATTGGCGTGGACATGACCGGCCTGGTGCACACTGTGGTGGGCACGGCAGCCAATGTTCACGATGTCACGCAGGCCCATGCGCTGCTGCACGGTGAAGAAGAATTGGTGCTGGGCGATGCGGGCTACCGAGGAGTCCAGGATCGAGAGGAAAACCAGAGTCGCAACGTGCAGTGGCACATTGCCATGCGTCCGGGCAAACGCCGTGCGCTGGGCAAGAGCAACATGGGGCGGATGCTGGAGTCCTACGAACGAGCCAAGGCCAGCCTGCGCTCGCGGGTGGAGCATCCGTTTCGGGTGATCAAATGCCAGTTTGGATTTACCAAGGTGCGCTATCGGGGGCTGGCCAAGAACACGGCGCAGCTGAAGATGCTGTTTACGTTGGCAAACCTGTGGAAGGTGCGCCACCATTTGATGGCTACGGCGGGATAG
- a CDS encoding YcbK family protein: MVLYKAAAEIPQILDPARRRFLGKAGLGFAAAMFPQALLANNFWEQPRTLWIKRAQTGETVRETYWANGRIVRPGYERICHVLRDVQAGVTGEMTLRVLDILAGTQGYFKAYGQDRLILATSGLRIKATNGKTEGAAKDSEHTRANACDFTMEGVTPSYLSKLGLYLQGGGIGLYTAKNFVHVDGGNVRFWQG, translated from the coding sequence ATGGTGCTCTATAAAGCAGCGGCTGAAATTCCGCAAATTCTGGACCCGGCGCGCCGCCGTTTTCTCGGCAAGGCAGGTCTAGGTTTTGCTGCGGCCATGTTCCCTCAGGCCTTACTGGCAAATAACTTTTGGGAGCAGCCTCGCACACTGTGGATCAAACGGGCACAAACCGGCGAAACCGTGCGTGAGACCTACTGGGCTAATGGCCGCATCGTTAGACCAGGCTACGAGCGAATTTGCCACGTATTGCGCGATGTGCAGGCTGGCGTGACAGGTGAAATGACCCTTCGGGTGCTCGACATTCTGGCGGGCACTCAGGGCTACTTCAAAGCCTACGGCCAAGACCGTCTGATCCTAGCGACCTCTGGGTTGCGCATCAAAGCAACTAACGGCAAGACAGAAGGCGCAGCCAAAGACAGCGAACACACGCGTGCAAACGCGTGTGACTTCACCATGGAAGGCGTCACCCCTTCCTATCTCTCAAAGCTTGGCCTCTACCTGCAAGGTGGGGGTATTGGCTTATACACCGCCAAAAATTTTGTACATGTTGATGGTGGAAACGTTCGATTTTGGCAAGGCTGA
- a CDS encoding RNA-directed DNA polymerase — MKFNLRRLHYLSIIQARLREGQFEFGPYQYFWVQEKSRRSIANAPLKDRVVQWMLYEHLIGHWSRRFIYDSFGNLPGKGTHAAVKRVAGWARKTSLPYALQIDVSKFFPSIQHHYLKQIVLRREGNHAIRELLISLIESFQTGNEFDHLFPVDHPYRKTVDKGLPSGNLSSPTLANIYLNEFDHWVKEVLRFKHYMRYVDDLIFFSDSKEELHKVKDLVLAELLRYGLSANPHKIAIRRVKDGIPYLGYVVWPNHISAGKYVRKKYGRLLRRSEGRDVTLSRASYQGIFKHTGPTR; from the coding sequence GTGAAGTTCAATCTTCGACGGCTTCACTATTTATCGATCATCCAGGCTCGGTTGCGAGAAGGGCAATTCGAGTTTGGCCCGTACCAGTATTTCTGGGTACAGGAAAAAAGCCGACGCTCCATTGCAAATGCACCGCTTAAAGACCGGGTGGTGCAATGGATGCTTTATGAACATTTGATTGGACACTGGAGCCGCCGTTTCATCTACGACTCGTTCGGCAACCTGCCTGGAAAGGGAACGCATGCCGCCGTAAAGCGCGTGGCCGGCTGGGCGCGAAAGACCAGTCTGCCCTACGCGCTGCAGATCGATGTCTCGAAGTTCTTTCCGAGCATTCAGCACCACTACCTTAAACAGATCGTGCTGCGCCGAGAGGGCAATCACGCCATTCGCGAGCTGCTGATTTCTCTTATCGAATCCTTCCAGACGGGCAACGAATTTGACCATCTTTTCCCGGTCGATCATCCCTATCGAAAGACGGTGGACAAGGGGCTGCCATCCGGCAACCTGTCGAGTCCTACCCTGGCCAACATCTATCTGAATGAGTTTGACCATTGGGTGAAAGAGGTTCTGCGATTCAAGCATTACATGCGATACGTCGATGACCTGATCTTTTTCAGTGATTCCAAGGAAGAGCTGCATAAAGTGAAAGACCTGGTGCTTGCAGAACTTCTTCGATACGGTTTGTCAGCGAACCCACACAAGATTGCCATTCGCCGGGTAAAGGATGGGATTCCGTATCTTGGATATGTCGTTTGGCCCAATCACATCTCTGCAGGCAAGTACGTCCGGAAAAAATACGGCCGCTTGCTGCGCAGATCAGAAGGCCGGGACGTAACGCTTTCTCGAGCCTCCTACCAAGGAATTTTCAAACACACAGGCCCAACGAGATAG
- a CDS encoding TcpQ domain-containing protein: MHSVMCRAASVLVALIVCIPAVSTAKAPTPSIRIKIIDAEPQASAPIPTQEIIAAAPTDASPNSTAPDEVTDPGFTNDVVAVENDIFREPEEWVVTAAEVVPVDVPKPTWSVTAGTTLHEVVQKWADAAGWSLAWTLPEKEHLRIDASNIFVGEFKDAVIELFNALPPDIQIFAELRIQNNPPLIYVTRQQRVY; the protein is encoded by the coding sequence ATGCACTCAGTTATGTGCAGGGCTGCCAGCGTCCTGGTGGCCCTGATCGTCTGCATTCCTGCAGTATCGACCGCTAAAGCACCCACACCATCCATTCGAATAAAGATCATCGATGCCGAACCACAGGCGTCAGCCCCGATCCCTACGCAAGAAATCATTGCGGCTGCGCCAACTGATGCATCTCCGAATTCCACAGCCCCGGACGAAGTGACAGATCCGGGCTTTACAAATGATGTTGTTGCCGTCGAAAACGATATTTTTCGTGAGCCAGAAGAGTGGGTGGTTACAGCAGCGGAGGTCGTACCTGTCGATGTACCAAAACCTACATGGTCAGTGACTGCAGGAACCACGTTGCACGAGGTAGTACAAAAATGGGCGGATGCAGCCGGCTGGTCTTTGGCATGGACCCTTCCTGAAAAAGAGCATTTGCGCATTGATGCGAGCAATATTTTTGTGGGGGAATTTAAAGACGCCGTAATCGAGTTATTCAACGCTCTTCCCCCAGACATTCAAATATTTGCTGAGCTGCGTATACAAAACAACCCGCCACTTATTTACGTGACGCGGCAACAGAGGGTTTACTAA
- a CDS encoding type II secretion system F family protein yields MMSLKQINAAADALASMFGAGTAIDKIMKRMSSLQPAQKEFWQKAQVSVEQGARLSEPLSQVWPSSLVNAVRAGEASGKIEQALAQIAETTELQLKIQAQISKLGYPFLLIGCGIGIFIFYMVVVLPNIGRALGTKTPSPMMKLSAWLSELAANHGFIILGAIGIIAVLLTSWLRSAEARTTILNWSMAVPVLRNALRDLYFGIWANYMAMMAAAGISTTHGLRLTQPILPEAMQESVQQFLHDLEVNHRSMSDAADPSLQTDDRAKWWPFYIGQAFLMADSTGRVDTALQKVAPSLIKEGSQLLAAVLKGFWVVSITITAIVAVAPLIAYYWELGQAFNQSGL; encoded by the coding sequence ATGATGTCGCTTAAACAGATCAATGCAGCGGCCGATGCATTGGCAAGTATGTTTGGTGCCGGCACTGCAATCGACAAGATCATGAAACGGATGTCTTCGTTGCAGCCTGCTCAGAAAGAGTTTTGGCAGAAGGCACAGGTTTCAGTCGAACAGGGCGCCCGCCTTTCTGAACCTCTTTCTCAGGTGTGGCCTTCCAGTCTTGTGAATGCTGTGAGAGCAGGCGAGGCGTCAGGAAAGATTGAGCAAGCTCTTGCTCAAATAGCGGAAACCACTGAGCTTCAACTGAAAATTCAGGCGCAGATATCCAAGCTTGGATATCCGTTTCTGCTGATTGGATGCGGAATCGGAATCTTCATTTTCTACATGGTCGTTGTTCTGCCGAACATTGGTCGGGCATTGGGTACGAAAACACCGAGTCCGATGATGAAATTGTCAGCATGGCTCAGTGAGCTTGCGGCAAACCATGGCTTCATCATTCTTGGAGCGATTGGCATCATCGCTGTTTTGTTGACCAGCTGGTTGAGATCAGCCGAGGCCCGCACAACGATTCTGAACTGGAGCATGGCAGTTCCGGTGCTGCGTAATGCGCTTAGAGACCTGTACTTCGGAATCTGGGCGAACTACATGGCAATGATGGCTGCAGCTGGCATTTCAACCACGCACGGCTTGAGGCTGACCCAGCCAATTCTGCCCGAAGCAATGCAGGAGAGCGTTCAGCAATTTTTGCATGACCTGGAGGTCAATCACCGCTCGATGAGTGATGCTGCAGATCCAAGCTTGCAGACCGATGATCGGGCAAAGTGGTGGCCGTTTTACATCGGCCAGGCCTTCTTGATGGCCGACTCAACTGGGAGAGTGGATACAGCCTTACAAAAGGTTGCTCCATCGCTCATCAAGGAAGGAAGCCAGCTTCTTGCAGCCGTTCTGAAAGGCTTCTGGGTCGTATCGATAACCATAACTGCCATTGTGGCGGTGGCACCTTTAATTGCGTACTACTGGGAGCTTGGTCAGGCTTTCAACCAATCAGGACTGTAA
- a CDS encoding type II secretion system protein, giving the protein MHTPVENQQSTVQTRPDDKHQSKLRRQRGFGLLEVMIVVVVVGILYALSGRSLGGSTEKANATAMTRMSQKLTDNWTMIAQTCGTTTDPANSPVSGNSAANALNLLIGGNTSAATGGYTVPAAYESCYRQSKVLPLTESAQWDATNTRWLVSSYEVVIARSTSSGQGFIDTQYQNVPSELALLIVQQFVPSVTDLGAAASNSYVAVHYGAETAGARTVTLRRPVN; this is encoded by the coding sequence ATGCACACGCCTGTAGAAAATCAACAGTCAACCGTTCAAACAAGGCCGGATGACAAACATCAATCGAAGCTTCGTCGTCAACGAGGGTTCGGCCTTCTCGAAGTCATGATTGTGGTGGTGGTTGTCGGGATCCTTTACGCTTTATCTGGTCGTTCTCTTGGCGGCTCGACGGAAAAAGCAAACGCAACGGCCATGACGCGCATGTCGCAGAAACTGACCGACAACTGGACAATGATTGCCCAAACCTGCGGAACAACTACGGATCCGGCGAACAGTCCGGTCAGTGGGAATAGCGCAGCCAACGCACTTAATCTGTTGATCGGCGGAAATACTAGCGCAGCAACCGGCGGTTACACGGTTCCCGCCGCATATGAAAGTTGCTACCGCCAGTCAAAAGTACTGCCATTGACTGAATCTGCCCAATGGGATGCCACCAATACGCGATGGCTCGTGTCGAGCTATGAGGTAGTGATTGCGCGATCCACTAGCTCTGGACAAGGCTTTATTGATACCCAATATCAGAACGTACCGTCCGAGCTGGCCTTGCTGATCGTGCAGCAGTTTGTGCCGAGTGTGACAGATCTTGGTGCTGCTGCTAGCAACTCATACGTGGCCGTGCACTATGGTGCCGAAACGGCGGGCGCTCGCACAGTGACTCTGCGCCGGCCAGTCAACTAA
- a CDS encoding linear amide C-N hydrolase: MFLKKYAFSAACAAVLVSAYVLAPLAQACTRFVYHGADNEIITARSMDWKSDIGTNLWIFPRGMRRSGEAGPHSIRWTSKYGSVIASGYDISTTDGMNEAGLVANALWLVESTYPAYDGTTPGLSIAAWAQYVLDNFASVQEAVDTLAEQPFTLVTDKVPGEDRLATLHLSLSDASGDSAIIEYIDGRQVIHHSRTYQVMTNSPIFEQQLALNSYWQQIGGLVMLPGTNRASDRFARASFYVNAIPKTGTSTDALASAFSVIRNVSVPYGIVTPDQPNISSTRWRTVADQKNKLYFFESALAPNVFWVDMKTLDLSESTGQVKKLSLGPDQSHIYAGLVNDQFKETKPFKFLGL, translated from the coding sequence ATGTTCTTAAAAAAGTATGCATTCTCGGCTGCATGCGCTGCCGTGCTGGTGTCGGCTTACGTGCTTGCTCCATTGGCTCAGGCCTGCACGCGGTTTGTCTATCATGGCGCTGACAATGAGATCATCACCGCGCGGTCCATGGATTGGAAATCAGACATAGGAACCAATCTATGGATCTTTCCGCGCGGGATGCGACGATCCGGAGAGGCTGGTCCTCATTCAATCAGGTGGACCTCGAAATATGGCAGCGTCATAGCGTCGGGCTACGACATTTCCACCACAGATGGCATGAATGAGGCTGGCCTGGTCGCTAATGCGCTTTGGCTGGTCGAGTCCACCTATCCGGCCTATGACGGAACGACACCCGGCTTGTCGATCGCCGCGTGGGCGCAATATGTACTCGACAATTTTGCAAGCGTGCAAGAGGCTGTCGATACGCTTGCCGAGCAACCCTTCACTTTAGTCACGGACAAAGTACCCGGAGAAGATCGACTCGCCACCCTGCATCTTTCCTTATCGGACGCTTCGGGTGACAGCGCAATCATCGAATATATTGATGGACGCCAGGTTATTCACCACAGCCGGACCTATCAGGTGATGACTAATTCACCGATCTTTGAACAGCAATTAGCCCTTAATTCTTATTGGCAACAGATTGGTGGCCTGGTGATGTTACCGGGCACCAATCGCGCCTCTGATCGTTTTGCGCGCGCATCCTTCTATGTGAATGCAATCCCCAAGACAGGGACTTCCACGGATGCCTTGGCCAGTGCTTTTAGTGTCATTCGTAACGTCTCTGTTCCCTATGGCATCGTCACGCCCGACCAGCCCAATATTTCATCCACGCGGTGGCGCACGGTGGCCGACCAGAAGAATAAACTTTACTTCTTCGAGTCAGCACTTGCTCCCAATGTTTTCTGGGTCGACATGAAGACACTGGATTTGTCGGAATCTACCGGCCAGGTGAAAAAACTTAGTCTTGGTCCCGACCAGAGCCATATATACGCCGGTTTAGTGAACGATCAGTTCAAGGAAACCAAACCCTTCAAGTTTCTTGGCCTATAA
- a CDS encoding TrbM/KikA/MpfK family conjugal transfer protein: MNYAIHAMQIGALVLSSALPISAIADNSLGEVLTGDTRLACEAILCLSSSLRPAECAPSLTRYFGIQIFNKHGLDWPATVDARRAFLGLCPAGSEPGMPERLDAISKGAGKCDPQSLNATYRSVAYRWRIIGYQNSGEGDRAPIYEVHEIQTVTPEKLPGYCVTYNDHEWTYDLTVKYVGTALHGGYWVNAANYSAALGEWQANHGSTFTDGWTFSWTDPRENTTTRHNDGR; the protein is encoded by the coding sequence ATGAATTATGCAATCCATGCGATGCAAATCGGCGCACTGGTCCTGTCCAGCGCCCTACCCATTTCTGCCATTGCCGATAACTCTTTAGGTGAGGTGCTAACGGGCGACACGCGCTTGGCTTGCGAAGCCATCCTGTGCCTCTCTTCCAGTCTTCGTCCAGCAGAATGCGCACCATCGCTTACCCGGTATTTTGGCATTCAGATTTTCAACAAGCACGGTCTTGATTGGCCAGCAACCGTTGACGCCCGTCGTGCGTTCCTGGGACTGTGTCCAGCAGGCTCAGAGCCTGGGATGCCTGAACGTCTGGATGCAATATCCAAAGGTGCTGGCAAGTGCGATCCGCAATCTTTGAATGCGACATATCGAAGTGTTGCCTACCGTTGGCGCATCATTGGCTATCAAAATTCTGGTGAAGGTGACCGCGCACCCATCTACGAAGTGCATGAAATCCAAACCGTGACCCCTGAAAAACTGCCGGGGTACTGCGTCACCTATAACGATCACGAATGGACATACGACCTGACGGTCAAGTATGTCGGCACTGCACTGCACGGGGGCTATTGGGTGAATGCGGCCAACTACTCAGCTGCTCTTGGTGAGTGGCAGGCAAACCATGGCAGCACTTTCACCGATGGCTGGACATTTTCCTGGACTGACCCAAGGGAAAACACCACTACTCGCCATAACGACGGCCGCTAA
- a CDS encoding PilT/PilU family type 4a pilus ATPase — MKAKFLSAFEVACEQNASDLHLSTGRVPYIRVDGVLVPLSDPPVLDHEIKLMAQSVIHADLMESYLVNESGDYSAEIEAGGVLRRVRVNFYRHHFGPAAAIRILPQHVQSLEDIGAPALLSELAQAPRGLVLVCGPTGSGKSTTLNGMVHHINTTQQRHVLTLEDPIELIHTSARGLIHQREIGKDTPTFQAGLRDALREDPDVIVVGEMRDLETIRLALTAAETGHLVLGSVHTMSAPKAVDRIIDVFPESEKGAVRMILSESIQAVISQVLLKRVDGPGRVAAHEIMVATPAIRNLIREGRTESMRSVLATGKTEGMKTLDQDLQNLLTSKRIDREAALALAQDRTFFNR; from the coding sequence ATGAAAGCCAAGTTTTTGTCTGCGTTTGAAGTTGCTTGCGAGCAAAACGCCTCCGATCTGCATTTGTCGACTGGTCGCGTACCTTACATCCGAGTTGACGGCGTTCTGGTTCCGTTGTCCGACCCGCCGGTGCTCGATCATGAGATCAAGTTGATGGCGCAAAGTGTTATTCATGCGGATCTGATGGAATCCTACCTGGTAAACGAAAGCGGTGATTATTCAGCGGAAATTGAGGCCGGTGGCGTGCTACGACGGGTTCGCGTCAATTTTTACCGCCACCACTTCGGCCCGGCTGCTGCGATCCGTATCCTTCCTCAACACGTCCAGTCGCTTGAAGACATCGGCGCTCCGGCCCTTCTCAGTGAGCTGGCCCAAGCACCACGTGGTCTGGTATTGGTTTGCGGGCCGACCGGGTCTGGCAAGAGCACGACGCTCAATGGGATGGTTCACCATATCAACACCACACAGCAAAGACATGTGCTGACGCTTGAAGACCCCATCGAGCTGATCCATACATCCGCCCGAGGGTTGATCCATCAACGCGAAATTGGCAAAGATACCCCCACCTTTCAAGCGGGGCTGCGTGACGCACTGCGTGAGGATCCCGACGTTATTGTCGTCGGAGAAATGCGGGACCTGGAAACAATTCGCCTTGCTTTGACGGCTGCCGAGACAGGGCATCTGGTTCTGGGGTCGGTTCATACGATGTCGGCACCAAAGGCCGTTGATCGGATCATTGACGTTTTTCCTGAATCTGAAAAAGGCGCAGTCAGGATGATCCTGTCCGAGAGCATTCAGGCAGTGATATCGCAAGTCCTGCTGAAGCGTGTTGATGGACCTGGCCGGGTCGCCGCGCACGAGATCATGGTTGCAACGCCGGCCATTCGGAACCTTATACGTGAGGGTAGGACTGAGTCGATGCGAAGCGTGTTGGCGACAGGAAAAACCGAAGGCATGAAGACACTCGATCAAGACCTGCAGAACCTTCTGACGAGCAAGCGGATTGATCGAGAAGCTGCGCTGGCCTTGGCGCAGGACAGAACATTTTTCAATCGATAG
- a CDS encoding type II secretion system protein — MMIGKVRRWQKRRARARPDRRQAQRGFALLEIMISVLVIGILSAALGPLMRSIITMNERAYEERHRLNNLRIGAALMSVASSSKLGRLPAPVTSGALTNAIYNPADSTPAGLALSSALVQAGVNMSEVNDDGRTAANVRVYQMVSPPAMQTPLFFQSGPSVFLRYDVGAIYLTACSKGSADCNPGPGGVPGDSAAMTVANHASWATSGTDGSPFLISSLPVQKMMLANTVQRLERLREAMVGYLRVQQLTASASDSTNWYPNQLGNSEPGSLATSNPAGNQDCLDGWYRLDDSNDILPTLGLAGEEFGQTAWGGSIEYCRDYDPTGLQDPDQPPHYAALRILRDISQGLPPDNAVRGNNVFLTF; from the coding sequence ATGATGATTGGAAAAGTGCGCCGCTGGCAAAAGCGCCGGGCGAGAGCGCGGCCTGATCGCCGCCAAGCTCAACGGGGCTTTGCTCTTCTTGAAATCATGATTTCAGTTTTGGTAATCGGAATCCTCTCGGCTGCGTTGGGGCCACTGATGAGGTCGATCATAACGATGAATGAAAGAGCGTACGAAGAGCGCCATCGTTTGAACAACCTCAGGATCGGCGCTGCATTGATGTCGGTTGCATCCAGCTCAAAGTTAGGCAGATTGCCAGCACCGGTAACATCAGGCGCATTGACGAATGCGATATACAACCCCGCAGACAGTACGCCAGCCGGGTTGGCACTATCGTCCGCGCTAGTGCAGGCGGGCGTCAATATGTCCGAAGTCAATGATGATGGACGTACAGCAGCAAATGTGCGCGTTTATCAGATGGTGTCACCGCCCGCAATGCAAACGCCGCTCTTTTTCCAAAGCGGTCCATCAGTGTTTCTTCGTTATGACGTCGGTGCGATTTACTTGACGGCGTGCTCAAAAGGAAGCGCCGACTGTAATCCGGGACCGGGCGGTGTGCCCGGTGACTCTGCGGCCATGACTGTAGCAAACCATGCCAGCTGGGCAACCTCCGGGACTGACGGCAGCCCGTTTTTGATTTCGTCTTTGCCTGTGCAGAAGATGATGCTGGCAAACACTGTTCAGCGACTGGAGCGGTTGCGCGAAGCGATGGTTGGATATCTCCGTGTGCAGCAGCTCACAGCGAGCGCTTCGGACTCTACGAACTGGTATCCGAATCAACTCGGAAACTCAGAACCTGGGTCGCTTGCTACATCTAATCCAGCTGGTAATCAAGATTGCCTGGATGGCTGGTATCGGCTGGATGACTCAAACGACATTTTGCCGACGCTTGGTCTTGCGGGAGAAGAGTTTGGTCAGACCGCTTGGGGTGGGTCAATTGAATATTGCCGCGATTATGACCCCACTGGTCTACAGGATCCAGACCAGCCACCTCACTATGCAGCTTTGCGTATTCTGCGTGATATCTCACAAGGCCTTCCGCCAGATAACGCAGTACGTGGGAACAACGTCTTTCTGACGTTCTAA